The following DNA comes from Thermococcus piezophilus.
CCTACGCGGTTGGTCTTCTGGTTCTGCTAATCCTGCGCGAGTTTATGAGACCAAGGTTCTGGAGGTCATTTTGAATTTATTTGAGCTTATGAAACTTTTTTAAATTTGGCTTTCCTAATCCTAACTGGAGGTGGAAAGATGAGGATAGTAATCTCAACCATAAACGGAGGACTCGACGACAGGGTGAACCAAGCCTTCGGAAGGACTCCCTCTTTCACCATAGTGGACGTAGAGAACGGAGAGATAACCAACGTCCAGGTCGTCCAGAACCCGGGCTACAGCCAGCCAAGGGGAGCAGGGGTTATCGCGGCCCAGTTCTGTATTGACCAAGGTGCGGAAGTGGTAATAGCCGGACAGTTCGGGCCGAACTCCTACAACGTTCTCCAGGCTGCAGGCATAAGGATGGTCTCGGCACCTCCGACGATGACCGTCAAAGAGGCCGTTGAAGCGTTCTTCCGCGGCGAGCTTCAGGGTGCCGTGATGGGCAGAGAAGGCGGCGGAATGGGTCGTGGTATGGGACGTGGCATGGGGCACGGCAGGGGCGGCTGGTGATTGAACTCTTCCCTTCCTTCATTTCCGATTTCTTAGGACATTAGCCCCCAATCGAGTCCAGCACGTGCCCAACAAGTTTAATAGCCGGAGTATTGGAATCCCCAATTGGTGGTAGGAGGAACAGAAGGCGGTGGCTCGCGGGTCTTCTTGCCCGCTCATAGCCCAAGGGGTTTTATCGCTCTACTTCTCAACCGCGACTGGTTTCCAGAGGGAACTTGTCCCCACTACCCCTTGAGCTGTGGTTTTCTTCATAACAGCGAGCGTGGAATGATCCTCATGGGCTGGCTCTTGGCGGTGTGGGCAATGAAAACCTTCAGGGGCATTGCCATTCCCAAGTTCATCGACGTCTTGGCATCATAACGGCACTACGTGCTATCCTAACGCTCAAGCAGAATTCAGACTGACCGATACTCAAAAATGACCCGCAAACCCTCTATTCCTTCCCCACGAGGGTTTTCTGGTGATCCCTATGCTGGGCATAGACCTTTCTGGAAAGCTTGCCTTTACAACAGCCTCAAGCAAGAGAATAGGCTTCGGCGTTGCGAGGGTCTTGCCAAGGCAGGAGCTGACGTGATACTACTCTCTAGGAGCGAGGAGAGCCTGAAGAGGGCGAAAGAGAAGATAAAGGCCGAGAGCGACGTTAGTGTTAAGTACATAGTGGCCGACCTCACGAAGATAGAGGATCTCGAGAGAACGGTAAAAGAGCTTGGAAACATAGGAGAGCCAAAGATATTCTTCTCCATAGGCGGCCCAAAGCCCGGCTACTTCATGGAGATGGAAATGGTGGACTGGGAAGGAGCTATTAGGCTCTCCTCTATCTAGCAGTCTATCCCACCAAGGCTCTAGTCCCGACGATGGAAAGGAAGGGCTACGGAAGGATAGTATACTTGACAAGTGTGGCTATAAAGGAGCCCATATCCAACATAGCCTTGAGCAACGTGGTGAGGATTTCCATGGCGGTCTTGTGAGGACTCTGGCGAAGGAACTCGGGCCGAAGGGGACAACGGTGAACGGCATAATGCCTGGAATAATAAGGACGGACAAGATAATCCAGCTCGCCCATGACAGGGCGAAGAGGGAAGGAAAGACTGTGAAGGAGGTCCTCCATGAGTATGCGAAGCCAATACCTCTGGAAAGGCTCGGCGAGCCCGAGGAGATAAGCTACCTAGTTGCCCTCCTCGCAAGCGAGTTTTTCAGTCGACGGTGGAAGGTTGAGCTCGGTGTTTTGAGAAGCGCTCTTCAGTATGCCTTTCTAGAATACAACACTCTCTTAAAGAACTTTTATTGTTTGGGCGGTATATCCTAAACGACGGGAGAGTGCGAATATCTCGTTGATTGGGTCGGCAAAATTTACAGATCATCCATAGAGGAAAAATTTGCTCAGAAAAGACATCACCGTCGATGGTTTTATAAAGCATATAACCCAACTTGTCAAATCAATCAACGCAAAACACTTCGTAATTGATTCTATATCGCCGCTAACACTCGCATGGAAAAAATTTGACGTTAGATCGATGATGCTGAAGCTCAAGACAGCATTCTCCAACATGAACGTAACCATCCTTCTGATACGTGAAAACTCCATACGAACTCAGCAAATACCTTGTGGAGGGCTACATTGCCGATGGCATTGTAACCCTTGGTCTCAAGGAAGTAGTGGATGAGGAATGGGTAAACTCAAACGCTATTTAGTCGTTAGAAAGATGTGTGGAACACGCCATTCGATGTACAAGTATCCATTCGAGATAACTGAAATGGAAATAATCGTATTTCCCTCGGGGAAAATCTACCAAGCAAAAGCCAACGATTTTAAAATATTAGAGCCCGATCTCTGACTGCAAAAATGGTAAGATATTGTTTAGGTAACTGTGAGTAGACCCTTCAAAGTTGCTGAGAATTAAGGTTCTCCACACTCCAAAGCGCCAGTCCGTTTTCCTGGGGCTTCCTCTCAAGGGGCTCTCCGAGGAGTTCCTGGATGAAGACCTCGGCGACAAAAACTTCACCCTCAACCAGGTGGCCGCCCCAGAGCCGCCCCTCGGAATCGCCGAGGGCAATGTGGATGTGGGCGAAGGACTTCTCATCCTTGAGACTTATGTTGCCCATGAGGGAGACGAGTTCATAAGTCCCTTCCAGCTCGATGATTTTGTACTCTCCTTTGCTTTCTTCAAAGTAGCCAATCTTGGGATTCCTCAGACTCCCTATGGCACTAATGGTTCCAGTTAAGATGTTGTTCTTTCTCGCGAACTCGTTGATGAAGCCCAAAAGCTCTTCGCCCTCGGGAACCCTGAAGAGAAAGCTCCTTCCAGCGGAGAACTCCATACCATCACCCCAAAGCTAATAAGCGGGGGAGCATTTTAACATTTGGGTGGTATCATGGGCATTAAAGATGCCATTATGAGTATATTTCCCGAGATTCCGGAGCTTGATGACGTCGATTTCTCCCAGTACTCCACTCCATACGTGGGATTATTAACGGAGTTCGAAAGGACTGAGGAGAAGGGCCTCGTAGAGTTCCAGAAGTTCGTCGAGGAGAAAGGAGGCAGTAAGGAGGTAGTCGGAAAGTTCCTTATCTCTCTTCTCCAGTACCTGCTCATAAGGTATCGCAGGTACAAGGAAAAGGCCATGGTTGTTCCAGCGATTAAGGTGTTAGTAACCCTCAAAGGATGGCTCATCGAGAACGGCTACGAAAGGGACTGGCTCAACATACTCCACAACTTCCTTGGCTATCTCGTGGACATGATGCCCTATCTGACCGAAAGCCAAGAGCGTGAAATGGCGGATGCATATTTGACCCTCATTTACAACTTGGCTCTTGACGCGGAGGATACGTTCGGCGAGCCATATTTCAATGATTTGAAGATAGTGGCCAAAGAGAACCTGGAAAACCTCAGGGAGAAATATGGTATCAGCAGAGAAATAACCGAAAAGTAAAGTTAAAGAAGAATTGCTAAGCTTTCCCTTCCTCAGTCAGCCTTCTGAAGTGCACGTACACTGCGTCATGTGATAGTTATGAATCACGACGGTCAACGCTCGAGAGTGACCTCCGCGTAGCTCCTTGGATCCTCCCAAATTTTCACCTTTATCTTTCTGACGTTGTCGCCAGCTTTTTCGGCTATTCTCTCTGCAAACCACTCAGCAATACATTCAGCGGTAACGTTTCTCTTGTCCAGAATCACCGCCTCATCCTTAGGTAACTCAAGCCGCTTACCGTTCTTTTCAATGACCACAACCTTGTCAGTTTCCGTAACAACCCACTCTCTACTGACAAGGATATGGTGGTCAAGCAACTTAATTAATCCGCTTAAGTGGTTGAAGTCAAATATCATGCCGTTCTCGTTTACTTCACCCCATATCTCGACATCCACGTTGTATGTGTGGCCGTGAATCCTGAGGCACTTGCTTTCGTACGGGAGGACGAGGAAGTGGGAGCTGTCAAAATCTTTATGCCAACCTATCTTTCTTTTAATCAGACGAAAGCCCATTTTTCTCACCCATCCTATATAGAAGGCACAGGTTATAATCATTACTGGAATGTATGGGACATTAGAAAAAACTATAAACGAATTCACTATCATTGTGTTGATAGTCATGCCGATGGGAATGGGACGCGGATGGGGTCGTGGCCGGGGAAGGCGGAGAAAGCTCAGGATGATAGGGTTCATTCCCCAGGTTAGACATTTCTATCCAGCCATACCCCCCGTTGGACAGCCAAAACCACCCATTTTTATGACTTATGAGGAGTTTGAGGCATTGAGGCTAGTTGATTACGAGGGCCTGACCCAGGAGGAGGCAGGAAAGAGGATGGGTGTTTCAAGGGGCACTGTCTGGAGGGCGCTAAGCTCGGCCAGGAAGAAGGTCTCCCAGATGCTAGTTGAGGGCCGGGAACTCATAATCCTTGCCGAAGGAAATGAGGTCCCCAAGATGGACTCCTCCGAGGGTGAGTGAGCTGGATTTTCAGGCTATTTTGGGCGAATTGGGTTTTGGTAGCTGTTTTTGTCCGCAAGGGCAGTTTTCTAGCTTTTCACATTTTTAGGTTAGCCTAATTTTTTGTGTTGGTATATCCCTCAAATTCTTCGGTGAATTATTTCTCAAAGTAATATTAAAATTAGTTATTTTTTATAATATAGTTTTTATTTTTAAGATAAGAATAAGAAAACATAAAATTAATAAAAATTGTAAAAAGTACTACTTTAAAAAGTTATTAAAACACGCAATAAAATGTTAGAAATTATCAAAAGTTGACCTTACACGAAAGTAAAATTAAACACTAGTGCAAGATATAGCAGCCAGAGGATATAGTTAGAGAGCATATACTCAGGGCAAATACTTAACCCCAACTGCATCCAGAAAGATTGTAATTTCTCTGGAAATTTAGGCTGTATGATGCCGTCTAAACACTCAAATACCTGGTTACAACTTAAGGTAGTTGGAGAGTGTGGACATCGGACTTTATCACGTGAACTTTAAGATCCTTTGGTGTTCTCATGAAATTGTAGAGCAACACTGCGAAAGGTTAACTTATATTGACGGCACCTCATTAGAGACTAGGGAAATAAAAACAAAGCTTGTGGAGAGGGATATATACCACACTAATACTGAGGTGATTCGAAAGTCCCTAGCGCCGTTGGTGTCTTACTGGGGCACCACCTTCATCTAACAAGAACATTCATAGGCCTTCTTATTCTCCTCCCCCTACGTTCAGAGCTTCGAACTCTAGTATTTGTCCACTCGCTTGCAGCAGGGAATGCCAAAATCAGCGAACATTTATGTGCAGAGGTTTTAGATATAACATACCTTATATCTAAGATACATGAACAACAAAGTACAATAAGACAATGGCGGGTGAGTAATATGAAGCCACTTCCTAGGGAATGGACAACACACCTTAACCTGATTGTTCATATGCAATTAACGTCCATAGAACTAGAGGTAAATGAAGGGGCAAATAAAAGCAACCAGCCAAAACTAAATAACAAACCTGCTTAGGTTATCCTGCCCTCACAATGTTCTCCCTAGAACACCATTCTCAAGTTAACATGTGCCTCATACATATTTTTAACTGCAGAAGCCCCGACCTCACGAACCAAAAATTAGTTACGAGCAAAGGTAGTGGCATCTCTCAGATATTCTCCATTGCAAAAAGGTTGCGTGCTCGGATGTTTACTGGTGATTTACCCCCAATTCACGAACAATATTTACAAACTTCAAAAGTTAGAAATTGTGATTTGTTTAACATTTTAAAAAAATAAAGAATTAATAGAAGTTAAAATAAAACAAGCTTAAAAAGTAGAGATTCTAATAAAGAAAAACGTAAAGATTGACCCTAAAATTTGAGAGACACCTCTAAACATAAAGTGAAGAAGTGAAGAATAGCAAAAGGGAGAATAAAGCCCTAATTATTTAAATACCCATCCACTGACCTCATTTTTGCTCCTTCTCCTCTATATGGGCTATTACATTTTCAACTATCTGCGGCGCGAGGCCTATGTAATTCTCAGGCTTCAGGCTCTCAAAGTCCTCATCACTCAGGAACCTTCTAACTTCTTCGCTCTCCTTAGCCACATCC
Coding sequences within:
- a CDS encoding 6-pyruvoyl trahydropterin synthase family protein: MGFRLIKRKIGWHKDFDSSHFLVLPYESKCLRIHGHTYNVDVEIWGEVNENGMIFDFNHLSGLIKLLDHHILVSREWVVTETDKVVVIEKNGKRLELPKDEAVILDKRNVTAECIAEWFAERIAEKAGDNVRKIKVKIWEDPRSYAEVTLER
- a CDS encoding PPC domain-containing DNA-binding protein; its protein translation is MEFSAGRSFLFRVPEGEELLGFINEFARKNNILTGTISAIGSLRNPKIGYFEESKGEYKIIELEGTYELVSLMGNISLKDEKSFAHIHIALGDSEGRLWGGHLVEGEVFVAEVFIQELLGEPLERKPQENGLALWSVENLNSQQL
- a CDS encoding NifB/NifX family molybdenum-iron cluster-binding protein, giving the protein MRIVISTINGGLDDRVNQAFGRTPSFTIVDVENGEITNVQVVQNPGYSQPRGAGVIAAQFCIDQGAEVVIAGQFGPNSYNVLQAAGIRMVSAPPTMTVKEAVEAFFRGELQGAVMGREGGGMGRGMGRGMGHGRGGW
- a CDS encoding DUF134 domain-containing protein, producing MPMGMGRGWGRGRGRRRKLRMIGFIPQVRHFYPAIPPVGQPKPPIFMTYEEFEALRLVDYEGLTQEEAGKRMGVSRGTVWRALSSARKKVSQMLVEGRELIILAEGNEVPKMDSSEGE